The Mycolicibacterium boenickei genome has a segment encoding these proteins:
- the lat gene encoding L-lysine 6-transaminase → MTAVLTNTPRITPDQVRAVLAGSILTDGFDFVLDLDHSRGSYLVDARTGERFLDMFTFFASSALGMNHPALAGDSPEAEAFRSELARVAINKPSNSDIYSVPMARFVDTFRRVLGDPDLPHLFFVDGGALAVENALKVAFDWKSRHNEARGIDPALGTKVLHLRGAFHGRSGYTMSLTNTDPVKVARFPKFDWPRIDAPYLRPGADIAALEADSLRAARAAFEANPHDIACFIAEPIQGEGGDRHMRPEFFAAMRRLCDEFDALLIFDEVQTGCGITGTAWAYQQLGVTPDVVAFGKKTQVCGVMAGRKVDDIADNVFTVSSRINSTWGGNLVDMVRSRRILEVVESEGLFRNAEMTGDYLLGQLRLLAEDFPETVLDPRGRGLMCAFSLRTALARDELVRRMWDRHVIMLPSGADSVRFRPSLGVTRKEIDECLAAVRDALRAPLTG, encoded by the coding sequence ATGACCGCAGTGCTGACGAACACGCCGCGCATCACTCCCGACCAGGTGCGCGCAGTCCTGGCGGGCAGCATCCTGACCGACGGCTTCGACTTCGTCCTCGATCTGGACCACTCTCGGGGCTCGTACCTGGTGGATGCGCGCACCGGCGAACGCTTCCTGGACATGTTCACGTTCTTCGCCTCATCCGCGCTCGGAATGAACCACCCGGCGCTGGCCGGTGATTCTCCCGAAGCTGAGGCCTTCCGCTCCGAACTCGCCCGGGTGGCGATCAACAAGCCGAGCAATTCCGACATCTACAGCGTGCCGATGGCCCGGTTCGTCGACACGTTCCGGCGGGTGCTCGGTGACCCGGACCTGCCGCACCTGTTCTTTGTCGACGGGGGAGCTTTGGCGGTCGAGAACGCACTCAAGGTGGCCTTCGACTGGAAGAGCCGGCACAACGAGGCCCGGGGGATCGACCCGGCGCTGGGTACCAAGGTGTTACACCTGCGCGGGGCGTTCCACGGTCGCAGCGGGTACACCATGTCGCTGACCAACACCGATCCGGTCAAGGTGGCCCGCTTCCCGAAGTTCGACTGGCCCCGCATCGACGCCCCGTACCTGCGCCCCGGCGCGGATATCGCTGCACTCGAAGCTGATTCGCTGCGAGCGGCGAGAGCGGCCTTCGAAGCCAACCCACACGACATCGCCTGCTTCATCGCCGAACCGATCCAAGGCGAGGGCGGTGACCGGCACATGCGGCCCGAGTTCTTCGCGGCGATGCGCCGGTTGTGCGACGAGTTCGACGCGCTGTTGATCTTCGACGAGGTGCAGACCGGGTGCGGGATCACCGGAACTGCCTGGGCCTACCAGCAATTGGGGGTGACGCCGGATGTGGTCGCCTTCGGGAAGAAGACGCAGGTGTGTGGGGTGATGGCGGGCCGCAAGGTCGACGACATCGCCGACAACGTCTTCACGGTGAGCTCTCGGATCAACTCCACCTGGGGTGGCAACCTGGTCGACATGGTGCGCTCACGACGCATCCTCGAAGTGGTCGAGTCCGAGGGGCTGTTTCGCAACGCCGAAATGACGGGTGACTACCTGCTCGGCCAGTTACGGCTGCTGGCAGAGGATTTCCCAGAAACGGTGCTCGATCCTCGTGGCCGCGGCCTGATGTGTGCGTTCAGCCTGCGCACCGCACTCGCGCGCGACGAGCTGGTGCGGCGCATGTGGGACCGCCACGTCATCATGCTGCCGAGTGGGGCCGATTCCGTGCGGTTCCGGCCGTCGTTGGGTGTGACCCGCAAGGAGATCGACGAGTGCCTGGCGGCGGTGCGGGATGCGCTGCGAGCGCCGCTGACAGGTTAG
- a CDS encoding Lrp/AsnC family transcriptional regulator — translation MGEADEYVLDDTDRILVRALAADGRATLAQLASAAGLSVSAVQARVRRLESRGVVTGYAARLNPEALGNMLSAFVAITPLDPSQPDDAPARLQRIPEIESCHSVAGEESYVLLVRVASARALEDLLQRIRTAANVRTRSTIILQTFYSGRDYIP, via the coding sequence ATGGGTGAAGCCGACGAGTACGTGCTGGACGACACCGACCGGATCCTGGTCCGCGCCCTCGCCGCGGACGGCAGGGCCACGCTGGCGCAGCTGGCATCGGCGGCCGGATTGTCGGTCTCGGCGGTGCAGGCGCGGGTACGCCGGTTGGAGTCGCGGGGTGTGGTGACCGGATATGCCGCGCGGCTCAATCCCGAGGCGCTGGGCAACATGCTCTCGGCGTTCGTCGCCATCACTCCTCTCGATCCATCCCAACCCGATGATGCACCCGCGCGGTTGCAGCGCATCCCCGAAATCGAATCGTGCCACTCGGTGGCGGGCGAGGAGAGCTACGTCCTGCTGGTCCGGGTTGCCTCGGCCCGGGCGTTGGAGGACCTGCTCCAGCGGATCAGGACCGCCGCCAACGTCCGGACGCGCAGCACCATCATTTTGCAGACATTTTACAGCGGCAGAGATTACATTCCGTAA
- the amaB gene encoding L-piperidine-6-carboxylate dehydrogenase: MTTTERTDLPTAEELRRRVRQALTAVGATAELGEPSAPGPGLHASTPISGDVLFTLPEDSSEQVDASIAAAAQAFSTWRTTPAPVRGALVARLGELLVEHKADLATLVTVEAGKITSEALGEVQEMIDICQFAVGLSRQLYGRTIASERPGHRLMETWHPLGVVGVITAFNFPVAVWAWNTAVALVCGDTVVWKPSELTPLTAIACQALIERAASDVGVVGTVSRLILGGRELGERLVDDPRVALVSATGSVRMGQQVGPRVAARFGKVLLELGGNNAAIVTPSADLDLAVRAIVFSAAGTAGQRCTTLRRLIVHTSIADDMVSRIVAAYQSLPIGDPSVDGTLVGPLIHTRAYRDMVGALEQARADGGEVFGGERHDLGDEGAFYVAPAVVRMPGQTAVVHTETFAPILYVLTYDDIDDAIALNNAVPQGLSSAIFTTDVREAERFMAADGSDCGIANVNIGTSGAEIGGAFGGEKHTGGGRESGSDAWKAYMRRATNTVNYSSELPLAQGVHFG, encoded by the coding sequence ATGACCACCACCGAACGCACCGATCTCCCCACCGCAGAGGAGCTGCGCCGGCGGGTGCGGCAAGCTCTGACCGCCGTCGGTGCGACAGCAGAACTGGGCGAGCCCAGCGCTCCGGGCCCTGGTCTGCACGCCAGCACACCGATCAGCGGCGACGTGTTGTTCACCCTGCCCGAAGACAGTTCAGAGCAGGTCGATGCCTCGATTGCCGCTGCCGCACAAGCCTTCTCGACGTGGCGCACCACCCCGGCGCCGGTGCGGGGCGCGCTGGTGGCACGCCTGGGCGAGTTGCTCGTCGAGCACAAGGCAGATCTGGCGACCCTGGTGACTGTGGAGGCGGGCAAGATCACTTCCGAGGCACTGGGCGAGGTGCAGGAGATGATCGACATCTGCCAGTTCGCCGTCGGGCTCTCGCGCCAGTTGTACGGCCGCACCATCGCTTCCGAGCGCCCTGGCCACCGGCTCATGGAGACCTGGCACCCGCTGGGCGTCGTCGGGGTCATCACCGCGTTCAACTTCCCGGTCGCGGTGTGGGCGTGGAACACCGCGGTCGCGCTGGTCTGCGGCGACACCGTGGTGTGGAAACCGTCGGAACTCACCCCGCTCACCGCGATCGCCTGCCAGGCGCTGATCGAACGCGCCGCCTCCGACGTTGGAGTTGTCGGTACTGTCAGCCGGCTCATCCTGGGCGGACGCGAGTTGGGTGAGCGGTTGGTCGACGATCCACGGGTGGCGCTGGTCAGCGCGACCGGCTCGGTGCGGATGGGCCAGCAGGTCGGTCCTCGGGTGGCGGCGCGGTTCGGCAAGGTGCTGCTCGAACTCGGCGGCAACAACGCCGCGATCGTCACGCCTTCGGCCGACCTGGACCTCGCGGTGCGTGCCATCGTGTTCTCCGCGGCGGGCACCGCGGGCCAACGGTGCACCACGCTGCGCCGGCTGATCGTGCACACTTCCATCGCCGACGACATGGTGTCGCGGATCGTCGCGGCCTATCAGAGCCTGCCGATCGGTGATCCGAGCGTGGACGGGACCCTGGTCGGGCCGCTCATTCACACTCGCGCCTACCGCGACATGGTGGGGGCGCTGGAGCAGGCCCGCGCCGACGGCGGCGAGGTGTTCGGCGGCGAACGGCACGACCTCGGTGACGAGGGTGCGTTCTATGTCGCCCCCGCCGTGGTGCGGATGCCGGGACAGACCGCGGTCGTACACACCGAGACCTTCGCCCCGATCCTCTATGTGCTGACCTACGACGATATCGACGACGCGATCGCCCTGAACAACGCAGTACCGCAGGGCCTTTCGTCGGCAATTTTCACCACCGACGTGCGGGAGGCTGAGCGGTTCATGGCCGCCGACGGTTCTGACTGCGGTATCGCCAACGTCAACATCGGAACCTCCGGTGCCGAGATCGGCGGCGCGTTCGGCGGCGAGAAGCACACCGGTGGAGGCCGCGAATCCGGGTCGGACGCATGGAAGGCGTACATGCGTCGCGCGACCAACACGGTCAACTACTCCTCGGAGCTACCGCTGGCCCAGGGCGTGCACTTCGGGTAG
- a CDS encoding SDR family oxidoreductase, protein MQIENSVAVITGAGSGIGRALAESFAAEGARVVAADLNGESAEQTAAQIRSGGGQALGARADAGATADIEALTATAFGPVDIYVANAGIIGAPGLGTDQDWDAILDVNLRSHIRAAQVLVPQWLSRGGGYFVSVASAAGLLSQIGAAGYAVTKHAAVGFAEWLAITYGDDGVGVSCVCPLGVATPLLDAVRASADPDSAAGAASIVQSGEVISAQDVAAATVDAVKADRFLVLPHPQVLDMYRHKGSDYDRWIAGMRRYQRSLRAGG, encoded by the coding sequence ATGCAGATTGAGAACTCGGTCGCGGTCATCACCGGCGCCGGATCAGGCATCGGCCGCGCACTGGCCGAATCGTTCGCCGCCGAAGGCGCCCGGGTGGTGGCCGCCGACCTCAACGGTGAGTCCGCCGAGCAGACCGCCGCGCAGATCCGGTCCGGCGGCGGGCAGGCGCTCGGAGCCCGGGCCGACGCGGGGGCCACGGCCGACATCGAGGCACTGACCGCCACTGCGTTCGGCCCGGTCGACATCTATGTCGCCAACGCAGGCATCATCGGCGCGCCGGGCCTCGGCACCGACCAGGACTGGGATGCGATCCTGGACGTCAACCTGCGCTCCCACATCAGGGCTGCGCAAGTGCTTGTCCCGCAATGGCTCTCGCGCGGTGGCGGGTACTTCGTCTCGGTCGCCTCGGCGGCGGGTCTGCTGTCCCAGATCGGAGCGGCCGGATACGCCGTCACCAAGCACGCGGCGGTCGGATTCGCCGAGTGGCTGGCCATCACCTACGGCGACGACGGCGTCGGGGTCAGCTGCGTGTGCCCGTTGGGGGTGGCCACCCCGCTGCTCGATGCGGTGCGCGCGTCAGCAGATCCGGATTCCGCGGCCGGTGCCGCGTCGATCGTGCAGTCCGGCGAGGTGATCAGCGCCCAGGACGTCGCGGCGGCCACTGTCGACGCGGTAAAGGCAGACCGGTTCCTCGTACTGCCGCACCCCCAGGTGCTCGACATGTACCGCCACAAGGGTTCCGATTACGACCGGTGGATCGCGGGCATGCGCCGGTATCAGCGGTCACTGCGCGCCGGCGGATGA